The Clupea harengus unplaced genomic scaffold, Ch_v2.0.2, whole genome shotgun sequence genome has a window encoding:
- the LOC122132672 gene encoding caskin-1-like: MEFIRDISTEDLKEIGITKLGQQKKMMLAVRRLVEPNKEAGTGSELSQSDASPDQTEEIKSPPPPPVDGEVSTTSPPSPRLRRANVPPPSGIPSHTPPPPSKPDSPATMHTRSHTHTPPSYTPPSPGHTASLPSPARAHTPAQTHTAHPAESHAVPRLCLPPEGGDSVAPPGAQQRVTRSSSALDQATSVNRSQSQGFATTRPRRKTRPPTPPKRSCSSVSNSNLADEDACVSGETEGAGLLGVSYRERRRSDCGMVAVETGVLSSAGGGSVRDIAAMLEMTSPLGGGVTAGGSSYLQVSPELLRRQREAVTSDDLQERRRTICGPPTGLVDTATAQATPTSPEPRPRSTIGHLEGGVSSSLPPEEEAWSPRVDATATALRRPCPPSNDTSTIRRRPKPRPPSTDRQPIAAQPRDTGANQSPRRPMSEASLGGDCSPGFRSLPRTPKPSVSPKPAPPTPVRRVLITGPDSP, from the exons ATGGAGTTCATCAGAGACATCAGCACAGAAGACCTGAAGGAAATCGGCATCACAAAACTAG GACAGCAGAAGAAAATGATGCTGGCTGTCAGGCGATTGGTGGAACCAAACAAGGAGGCGGGTACCGGATCTGAACTGAGCCAATCAGATGCAAGTCCTGACCAGACGGAAGAAATCaaatcccctcctcctcctcctgtggacGGCGAGGTCAGCACCACCTCACCACCGTCTCCAAGGTTACGGAGGGCGAACGTCCCTCCCCCCAGTGGAAtcccgtcacacacacctccgccaCCTTCCAAACCAGACTCCCCCGCTACCATGCACacgcgatcacacacacacacgccaccgtCATACACACCACCGTCCCCTGGACACACTGCGTCTCTGCCGAGccctgcgcgcgcacacactcccgctcagacacacacagcccacccgGCCGAGTCGCACGCTGTGCCACGGCTGTGCCTGCCGCCGGAGGGAGGGGACTCAGTGGCCCCCCCTGGTGCCCAGCAGCGGGTGACGCGCAGCAGCTCAGCGCTCGACCAGGCAACCAGTGTCAACCGCAGCCAATCACAGGGGTTCGCCACCACGCGCCCGCGACGGAAGACccgccccccaaccccacccaagCGGTCCTGCTCCTCCGTCTCCAATAGCAACCTGGCGGACGAGGACGCGTGTGTGTCCGGGGAGACGGAGGGGGCGGGGCTGCTCGGCGTGAGCTACAGGGAGCGTCGCCGTAGCGACTGTGGAATGGTTGCCGTGGAAACAGGCGTTTTGTCGTCGGCCGGAGGGGGGAGTGTGCGAGACATCGCAGCCATGCTGGAGATGACATCGCCGTTAGGGGGAGGAGTCACTGCAGGAGGCAGCAGCTATCTgcag GTCAGCCCTGAGTTGTTGCGGCGACAGCGAGAGGCGGTGACCTCTGACGACCTTCAGGAGCGCCGGCGCACCATCTGCGGCCCTCCAACCGGCCTTGTTGACACGGCAACGGCACAGGCCACACCCACCAGCCCCGAGCCCCGCCCCCGGTCCACGATTGGCCACCTAGAAGGAGGCgtgtcctcctccctcccccccgaGGAGGAGGCGTGGTCACCACGTGTGGACGCCACGGCAACTGCCTTGAGGAGGCCCTGCCCCCCTTCAAACGACACGAGCACAATCCGGCGACGCCCCAAACCCCGCCCCCCCAGCACTGATCGGCAGCCAATCGCAGCGCAGCCCAGGGACACGGGGGCCAATCAGAGCCCTCGGCGGCCCATGTCTGAGGCCAGTTTAGGGGGTGACTGCAGCCCAGGCTTCAGGTCTCTGCCCCGTACCCCCAAACCCAGCGTCTCCCCAAAGCCTGCGCCCCCGACCCCCGTCAGGAGAGTGCTGATCACCGGACCTGACAGcccag